The following proteins come from a genomic window of Achromobacter sp. AONIH1:
- a CDS encoding LapD/MoxY N-terminal periplasmic domain-containing protein — protein MSILRQLLLSVTIAIGVILLGTLALSVNAAREYLSGQLQVQSTDASVSLALSLSQPANNDPVLQELLVSALFDGGHFSLVRLSDPEGKVLIERRSTATAASVPGWFRTLAPLASGTASHAVSDGWRQIGEVTLVANDAYAWEALWRSSLKMVALVVGAGVLWALFAFALVRWIKNRLLREISEHVRSIGQSTPPQQVEARVPELSGVVQALNQTRERVYASVEEQNAQIESLKLELNQDPVTGLPNRKYFVNEFRRALEASAPTDSGRGGETGGHVLVLRQRDLADLNRHMPREFIDQWLRAVCERVQASLASLNAGSALLARLNGSDFALLLPRCAAPQAMMIAERVRTDLHASRIPVGEGHLCRWAQAMTDYSAGSQAGPVLSRLDFGLMRAESAGNDQVVILGATDTQSPSEAGEQAWKQAIQSALEENRYELATETLTSANGSLVRTEAMLMLRTAADQMPIPATLFIPPAVRLDLVADCDLQAVALGLQWLAANEGELAVRVALPSLRGQKFFRQLALLLTEKRPLAPRLFLEIDAHGLVECHEQIATLARVVSEFGAHIGVRRLAQQFGAVAQLHTLPLSYVKLGGGFVGGMSQSPGSQQLTASVLQTARALNIAVYAEDVPDAETQRILAGLGINVMRGPGVRPQGRQG, from the coding sequence ATGTCCATACTTCGACAGCTTCTGCTCAGCGTAACCATCGCCATCGGCGTGATCCTGCTCGGCACCCTGGCGCTGAGCGTCAACGCCGCGCGCGAATACCTGTCCGGCCAGCTGCAGGTGCAGAGCACGGACGCCTCGGTGTCGCTGGCGCTGTCCCTGTCGCAGCCGGCCAACAATGACCCGGTGTTGCAGGAATTGCTGGTGTCGGCGCTGTTCGACGGCGGCCATTTCTCGCTGGTGCGCCTGAGCGATCCGGAAGGCAAGGTGCTGATCGAGCGCCGCTCCACCGCCACGGCCGCCTCGGTGCCGGGCTGGTTCCGCACGCTGGCGCCGCTGGCCTCGGGCACGGCCAGCCACGCGGTCAGCGACGGCTGGCGGCAGATCGGCGAGGTGACACTGGTCGCCAACGACGCCTACGCCTGGGAAGCCTTGTGGCGCAGCAGCCTGAAGATGGTGGCGCTGGTGGTGGGCGCCGGCGTGCTGTGGGCCCTGTTCGCCTTCGCGCTGGTGCGCTGGATCAAGAACCGCCTGCTGCGCGAGATCAGCGAGCACGTGCGCAGCATCGGCCAAAGCACGCCGCCGCAGCAGGTCGAGGCGCGCGTGCCGGAACTGTCCGGCGTGGTGCAGGCGCTGAACCAGACGCGCGAGCGCGTCTACGCCAGCGTCGAGGAACAGAATGCCCAGATCGAGTCGCTGAAGCTGGAACTGAACCAGGATCCGGTCACCGGCCTGCCCAACCGCAAGTACTTCGTCAACGAATTCCGCCGCGCGCTGGAGGCGTCCGCCCCGACCGATTCCGGACGCGGCGGCGAAACCGGCGGCCATGTCCTGGTGCTGCGCCAGCGCGACCTGGCAGATCTGAACCGCCACATGCCGCGCGAGTTCATCGACCAATGGCTGCGCGCGGTCTGCGAGCGCGTGCAGGCCTCGCTGGCCAGCCTGAACGCGGGATCGGCGCTGCTGGCCCGCCTGAACGGTTCGGACTTCGCCCTGCTGCTGCCCCGCTGCGCGGCGCCGCAAGCCATGATGATCGCCGAGCGCGTGCGCACCGACCTGCACGCCTCGCGCATCCCCGTGGGCGAGGGCCATCTGTGCCGCTGGGCCCAGGCCATGACCGACTACAGCGCCGGCAGCCAGGCGGGTCCGGTGCTGTCGCGCCTGGATTTCGGCCTGATGCGGGCCGAGAGCGCCGGCAACGACCAGGTGGTGATCCTGGGCGCCACGGATACCCAATCGCCGTCGGAAGCCGGCGAACAGGCTTGGAAGCAGGCCATCCAGTCGGCGCTGGAGGAAAACCGCTACGAGTTGGCCACCGAGACACTGACCAGCGCCAACGGCAGCCTGGTGCGGACCGAGGCCATGCTGATGCTGCGCACCGCCGCGGACCAGATGCCCATCCCCGCCACGCTCTTCATTCCGCCGGCGGTGCGGCTGGACCTGGTGGCCGACTGCGACCTGCAGGCGGTGGCGCTGGGCCTGCAATGGCTGGCCGCGAACGAAGGCGAGCTGGCCGTGCGCGTCGCCCTGCCCTCGTTGCGCGGCCAGAAATTCTTCCGCCAGCTGGCCCTGCTGCTGACCGAGAAGCGCCCGCTGGCGCCCAGGCTGTTCCTGGAAATCGATGCTCACGGCCTGGTCGAATGCCACGAGCAGATCGCCACGCTGGCGCGGGTGGTGTCGGAATTTGGCGCGCATATCGGCGTGCGCCGGCTGGCGCAGCAATTCGGCGCGGTGGCGCAGCTGCATACGCTGCCGCTGTCCTACGTGAAGCTGGGCGGCGGCTTCGTGGGCGGCATGTCGCAAAGCCCGGGCAGCCAGCAGCTGACGGCCTCGGTACTGCAGACGGCGCGCGCCCTGAACATCGCGGTATATGCGGAAGACGTGCCCGACGCGGAAACCCAGCGCATCCTGGCCGGCCTGGGCATCAACGTGATGCGCGGTCCCGGCGTCAGGCCGCAGGGCCGGCAGGGCTGA
- a CDS encoding LysR family transcriptional regulator: MKLKQLQALRAVAETGSLQGAAGRLCVTQPAVSRAIIDLESELGVPLLTRTARGASLTGFGASILKWALLIDREVGRIYDAADAERGAAGGSLCIAITPVSATEAFLDAVTAFAAERPDVRLSILELRRAQIVAGLKDGSLDIALYTEYGLLEDAAPHYRLESLYEIGSALAVSGGYAGPLDVSAEDLQAQRWMVLDAASDESSLMRVLFSKHGLAPPARVLRCSSAYVYANLVTRMDVVSIWSDAGAKVLAERLRSGALRRLNVAGGMPQGAVCLAYPDENLMTPAARDFISWLRMALRKPGSSAGVTVGID; the protein is encoded by the coding sequence ATGAAACTCAAGCAATTGCAGGCCCTGCGGGCGGTCGCCGAAACCGGCAGCCTGCAAGGCGCGGCCGGGCGTCTCTGCGTGACCCAGCCCGCCGTCAGCCGCGCGATCATCGATCTGGAGTCGGAACTTGGCGTTCCGCTGCTGACGCGGACGGCGCGCGGGGCATCGTTGACCGGGTTCGGCGCGTCCATCCTGAAATGGGCGCTGCTCATCGACCGCGAGGTAGGGCGCATCTACGACGCCGCCGATGCCGAGCGCGGCGCCGCCGGAGGCAGCCTGTGCATCGCGATCACGCCCGTGTCCGCCACCGAGGCCTTCCTCGACGCCGTGACCGCGTTCGCCGCCGAGCGGCCCGACGTGCGGCTCAGCATCCTGGAGCTGCGCCGCGCGCAGATCGTGGCCGGCCTCAAGGACGGCAGCCTGGATATCGCCCTGTATACGGAATACGGCCTGCTGGAGGACGCCGCGCCGCACTACCGGCTGGAATCGCTGTATGAGATCGGCTCGGCGCTGGCTGTCAGCGGCGGATATGCGGGTCCGCTGGATGTCAGCGCCGAAGACCTGCAGGCGCAGCGCTGGATGGTGCTGGATGCGGCCAGCGATGAATCAAGCCTGATGCGCGTGCTGTTTTCCAAGCACGGCCTGGCGCCGCCTGCGCGCGTGCTGCGCTGCTCGTCCGCCTATGTCTACGCCAATCTGGTCACGCGGATGGATGTGGTGTCGATCTGGAGCGATGCCGGCGCGAAAGTGTTGGCCGAGCGTCTGCGCAGCGGGGCGCTGCGCAGGCTGAACGTGGCCGGCGGCATGCCGCAAGGCGCGGTGTGCCTGGCTTACCCGGACGAGAACCTGATGACGCCGGCCGCGCGCGATTTCATCTCCTGGCTGCGCATGGCCTTGCGCAAGCCGGGTTCGAGCGCGGGCGTGACCGTGGGCATCGACTAG
- a CDS encoding alpha/beta fold hydrolase gives MPTIARQDATLYYETHGSGHPLVFIHGGGGNTLAFYQQVMHFRDRYRVITMDLRGFHRSVLAPGVVSHPADFPDDLLAVLDAEGVASAALVCQSLGAWAGLPLAVRHPERVSCLFINGSPTPAYSEENWRTLRRATGIFNEAGAERDAAVGWNRKTARERPELMFLYGQIKQLNPGFDSTPMMDERVRLHPRDFAGYAVPTLVAGGSHDDFLNGESHLHVATLIPGATAHTFPDTGHSTYFEDAPAFNRTLDAFLARHAPSGAAAQA, from the coding sequence ATGCCCACGATCGCTCGCCAGGACGCCACGCTCTACTATGAAACGCATGGCTCGGGCCATCCCCTGGTCTTCATCCACGGCGGCGGCGGCAACACGCTGGCCTTCTACCAGCAGGTCATGCACTTTCGCGACCGCTACCGCGTCATCACGATGGATCTGCGGGGCTTTCACCGCTCGGTGCTGGCGCCCGGCGTGGTCTCGCATCCGGCGGACTTCCCCGACGACCTGCTGGCCGTGCTGGATGCCGAGGGCGTCGCGTCCGCGGCGCTGGTGTGCCAGTCGCTGGGCGCCTGGGCAGGCCTGCCGCTGGCCGTGCGCCACCCGGAACGCGTGAGCTGCCTGTTCATCAATGGCTCGCCCACGCCGGCCTATTCGGAGGAAAACTGGCGCACGCTGCGCCGCGCCACCGGCATCTTCAACGAGGCCGGCGCCGAACGCGACGCGGCCGTGGGCTGGAACCGCAAGACTGCCCGGGAACGCCCGGAGCTGATGTTCCTGTACGGCCAGATCAAGCAGCTGAACCCCGGCTTCGACTCCACGCCGATGATGGACGAGCGCGTCCGGCTGCATCCCCGGGACTTCGCCGGCTACGCCGTGCCGACACTCGTCGCCGGCGGTTCGCACGACGACTTCCTGAACGGGGAAAGCCATCTGCACGTCGCCACGCTGATCCCCGGCGCCACCGCCCATACCTTCCCCGACACCGGACACTCCACCTACTTCGAGGATGCGCCCGCCTTCAATCGGACGCTGGACGCCTTCCTGGCGCGCCACGCGCCGAGCGGCGCCGCGGCCCAGGCCTGA
- a CDS encoding tripartite tricarboxylate transporter substrate binding protein yields the protein MHTRRRFLARALAGTLAGALALPASATAAPARETFPSRTLRLICSSPPGAPLDVISRRLAESLSRQLGVAVVVENKPGAAGVLAAAEVARATDGHTFLVTTNSPFITALAVMKSLPYDPQADFALISKIGASPTVLVANPKFGPGSLAELVALLKPGKANVTYGSWGPGTMPAQVMESLARKAGVALTEVPYRGSPPALQDVLANEVDMTFLSPQVALPLIEQGRIKPLAVVGGGRAALLPGVPTFAQAGYDDFVFGNPTWAGIAAPARMPPAALARMAQAIGVSVQDADMREFLVSIGFEAIGNTPQAFEEEYRAERAALLPLLEALGMMAR from the coding sequence ATGCATACCCGCCGCAGATTCCTCGCCCGCGCCCTGGCTGGTACGCTGGCCGGCGCCCTCGCCCTGCCGGCGTCCGCGACCGCCGCGCCGGCGCGCGAGACCTTTCCGTCGCGCACGTTGCGGCTGATCTGCTCCTCGCCGCCTGGCGCGCCGCTGGACGTGATTTCGCGCCGGCTGGCGGAATCGCTGTCCCGGCAGCTCGGCGTGGCCGTCGTGGTCGAGAACAAGCCCGGCGCGGCCGGCGTGCTGGCCGCCGCCGAAGTCGCCCGCGCCACGGACGGGCACACCTTCCTGGTCACCACCAACTCGCCCTTCATCACCGCGCTGGCGGTGATGAAGTCGCTGCCCTACGATCCCCAGGCGGATTTCGCGTTGATCAGCAAGATCGGCGCCAGTCCGACCGTGCTGGTGGCGAATCCGAAGTTCGGGCCGGGCTCGCTCGCCGAGCTGGTCGCCCTGCTCAAGCCGGGCAAGGCCAACGTCACCTACGGATCGTGGGGACCCGGCACGATGCCCGCGCAGGTGATGGAGAGCCTTGCGCGCAAGGCCGGCGTGGCCTTGACCGAGGTGCCCTATCGCGGATCGCCGCCGGCATTGCAGGACGTACTGGCGAACGAAGTGGACATGACCTTCCTGTCGCCGCAGGTGGCCCTGCCGCTGATCGAACAGGGCAGGATCAAGCCGCTGGCCGTGGTCGGCGGCGGCCGGGCCGCGCTGTTGCCCGGCGTGCCCACCTTCGCGCAAGCGGGCTACGACGATTTCGTCTTCGGCAACCCGACCTGGGCCGGCATCGCCGCTCCCGCCCGCATGCCTCCCGCGGCGCTGGCGCGCATGGCGCAGGCCATCGGCGTGAGCGTGCAGGACGCGGACATGAGGGAATTCCTGGTATCGATCGGCTTCGAGGCCATCGGCAACACGCCGCAAGCCTTCGAGGAGGAATACCGGGCCGAGCGGGCGGCGCTGCTGCCCTTGCTCGAGGCGCTGGGCATGATGGCGCGGTAG
- a CDS encoding M48 family metallopeptidase, with product MRALGAAFVFAVLAGCTGMNTTQSGAIGVNRTQYMSSMVPAQALEQEAGQQYGDILKQAKAKNLLDRDPAQVARARTISQRLIAQAGVFRPDAASWKWEVHVLSSDEVNAWCMPGGKIAVYTGLLNKIKPTDDELAAVLGHEISHALREHARERVSQQMVTNLGLSVLSIATGSKEAGDLGGKLTSVMFTLPNSRTHETEADRMGVELAARAGYDPRAAVTLWQKMGAADGGQAPPEFLSTHPSAASRISDLQVASEQVLPLYEQAKGKGRAAR from the coding sequence ATGCGCGCCCTGGGGGCCGCCTTCGTCTTTGCCGTGCTTGCGGGTTGCACGGGCATGAACACCACGCAGTCGGGCGCCATTGGCGTCAACCGCACGCAATACATGTCCAGCATGGTGCCGGCTCAGGCGCTGGAGCAGGAGGCCGGCCAGCAGTACGGCGACATCCTGAAGCAGGCCAAGGCCAAGAACCTGCTGGACCGCGATCCCGCGCAAGTGGCGCGCGCCCGCACGATCTCGCAGCGGCTGATCGCGCAGGCCGGCGTGTTCCGGCCCGATGCGGCGAGCTGGAAATGGGAAGTGCACGTGCTGTCCAGCGACGAGGTCAACGCCTGGTGCATGCCGGGCGGCAAGATCGCCGTCTACACGGGACTGCTGAACAAGATCAAGCCCACCGATGACGAGCTGGCCGCCGTGCTGGGCCATGAGATTTCCCACGCCCTGCGCGAACATGCGCGCGAGCGCGTGTCGCAGCAGATGGTGACCAATCTGGGGCTGTCGGTGCTGTCCATCGCCACGGGGTCCAAGGAGGCCGGCGACCTGGGCGGCAAGCTGACCAGCGTGATGTTCACGCTGCCCAACAGCCGCACCCATGAAACCGAGGCCGACCGCATGGGCGTGGAGCTGGCCGCGCGCGCCGGCTACGATCCGCGCGCCGCCGTCACGCTGTGGCAGAAGATGGGCGCGGCGGACGGTGGCCAGGCGCCGCCCGAGTTCCTGTCCACCCACCCGTCGGCCGCCTCGCGCATCAGCGATCTGCAGGTGGCGTCGGAGCAGGTCCTGCCGCTGTACGAGCAGGCCAAAGGCAAGGGCCGCGCGGCCCGCTGA
- the aroC gene encoding chorismate synthase, with protein MSGNTLGTLFTVTNFGESHGPAIGCVVDGCPPGLELDAADIQRELDRRRPGTSRHVTQRQEADQVEILSGVYEGVTTGTPIGLLIRNTDARSKDYSNIADTFRPGHADYAYWRKFGVRDPRGGGRSSARLTAPTVAAGAIAKKWLAECHGVRVRGYMSQLGPIPIPFVSWDEVPNNPFYAPNADIVPELEAYMDQLRRDGDSVGARIEVVAENLPAGWGEPIYDRLDADIAHVMMGLNAVKGVSIGAGFDCIAQRGSEHGDEITPDGFLSNNAGGVLGGISTGQPVTVSLAIKPTSSIRVERQSVNRANEPVMVQTLGRHDPCVGIRATPIAEAMLALVLIDHALRHRAQCADVSV; from the coding sequence ATGTCCGGCAATACCCTCGGTACCCTTTTCACCGTCACGAATTTCGGCGAGTCCCACGGGCCGGCCATTGGTTGCGTTGTCGACGGCTGCCCCCCGGGCCTGGAACTGGACGCGGCCGACATCCAGCGCGAACTGGATCGCCGTCGTCCCGGCACCTCGCGCCATGTGACCCAGCGCCAGGAAGCGGATCAGGTCGAGATCCTGTCGGGCGTCTATGAAGGCGTCACCACCGGCACCCCCATCGGCCTGCTCATCCGCAACACCGACGCGCGCAGCAAGGATTACTCCAATATCGCCGACACCTTCCGCCCCGGCCACGCCGACTACGCCTACTGGCGCAAGTTCGGCGTGCGCGATCCGCGCGGCGGCGGGCGTTCGTCGGCGCGGCTGACGGCGCCCACGGTGGCGGCCGGCGCCATCGCCAAGAAATGGCTGGCCGAATGCCACGGCGTGCGCGTGCGCGGCTACATGAGCCAGCTCGGCCCGATTCCCATTCCTTTCGTCTCCTGGGACGAAGTGCCCAACAATCCGTTCTACGCGCCCAACGCCGACATCGTCCCCGAACTGGAAGCCTATATGGACCAGCTGCGCCGCGACGGCGATTCGGTCGGCGCGCGCATCGAGGTCGTGGCCGAGAACCTGCCCGCCGGCTGGGGCGAGCCGATCTATGACCGGCTCGATGCCGACATCGCCCACGTCATGATGGGCCTGAACGCGGTCAAGGGCGTGTCCATCGGCGCCGGCTTCGATTGCATCGCCCAGCGCGGCTCCGAGCATGGCGACGAGATCACGCCCGACGGCTTCCTGAGCAACAACGCCGGCGGCGTGCTGGGCGGCATTTCCACCGGCCAGCCGGTCACGGTGTCGCTGGCGATCAAGCCCACGTCCAGCATCCGCGTCGAGCGCCAGTCGGTCAATCGCGCCAACGAGCCCGTCATGGTGCAGACGCTGGGCCGCCACGATCCCTGCGTCGGCATCCGCGCCACGCCCATCGCCGAAGCCATGCTGGCCCTGGTGCTGATCGATCATGCGCTGCGTCACCGCGCGCAGTGCGCGGACGTTTCCGTCTGA
- a CDS encoding bifunctional diguanylate cyclase/phosphodiesterase gives MRESYLLALCLTLAGALAAICLLFVRRERVLRHRLTRDEATGVLSQRELQRRARAWLVQAEGHARRGAFFLVRFEQYAEISAMLRAGEDQALLALVAQRLSLVARALGGIVGRCGLDTFTVCVPDVDEQGAAQVSTKLLEDLGASYELGGRPLIAVFRVGAALYPEHGRTVEELQRCVQVSMVPLKEREGPGWNMFDFRLLARQRDRQGLENDLRLALTTRNMEQFELYYQPVCDSASGLVEGCEALLRWHHPVLGSVSPAVTIELAERSGLIVPLGAWILERACSQATQWPAAWRVHVNLSVKQMNEDGLVQLVADVLAETKLAARKLVLEVTESIFILHYERHVKILNTLRAKGIGVALDDFGCGYSSLNHLRHLPIDWVKIDRSFISALESDAGSREVVSALFGLCQAMHLPVVAEGVETEGQREILKALGCRVMQGFLLGRPAPAAEIQALASAVS, from the coding sequence GTGCGTGAGAGTTACCTGCTCGCACTGTGCCTGACGCTCGCGGGCGCACTTGCGGCGATATGTTTGCTTTTCGTGCGGAGGGAGCGCGTGCTGCGCCATCGCCTGACGCGCGACGAGGCGACCGGGGTCCTTAGCCAGCGGGAACTGCAGCGCCGCGCGCGCGCCTGGCTGGTCCAGGCCGAGGGCCATGCCCGCCGCGGCGCTTTTTTCCTGGTGCGTTTCGAGCAGTACGCCGAGATCAGCGCCATGCTGCGCGCGGGCGAGGACCAGGCCTTGCTGGCGCTGGTCGCGCAGCGCCTGAGCCTGGTCGCCCGGGCGCTGGGCGGCATCGTGGGCCGCTGCGGGCTGGACACGTTCACGGTCTGCGTCCCCGATGTGGACGAGCAGGGCGCCGCCCAGGTCTCCACCAAGCTGCTCGAGGACCTGGGCGCGTCCTACGAACTGGGCGGCCGTCCGCTGATCGCGGTGTTCCGCGTGGGCGCGGCGCTGTATCCCGAACATGGCCGCACGGTCGAGGAACTGCAGCGTTGCGTGCAGGTGTCCATGGTGCCGCTGAAGGAGCGCGAGGGCCCGGGCTGGAACATGTTCGATTTCCGCCTGCTGGCGCGGCAGCGGGACCGGCAGGGCCTGGAGAACGATCTGCGGCTGGCGCTCACCACGCGGAACATGGAGCAGTTCGAGCTGTACTACCAGCCCGTCTGCGACAGCGCCTCCGGCCTGGTCGAGGGATGCGAGGCGCTGCTGCGCTGGCATCATCCCGTGCTGGGCAGCGTCTCGCCGGCCGTGACCATCGAGCTGGCCGAGCGTAGCGGCCTGATCGTGCCGCTGGGCGCATGGATCCTGGAGCGGGCGTGTTCCCAGGCCACCCAGTGGCCGGCCGCCTGGCGCGTGCACGTGAATCTGTCGGTCAAGCAGATGAACGAGGACGGCCTGGTGCAGCTGGTGGCCGACGTGCTGGCCGAGACCAAGCTGGCGGCGCGCAAGCTGGTGCTGGAAGTCACCGAATCCATCTTCATCCTGCACTACGAACGGCACGTCAAGATCCTGAACACCCTGCGCGCCAAGGGCATCGGCGTGGCCCTGGACGACTTCGGCTGCGGCTATTCCAGCCTGAACCATCTGCGGCACCTGCCGATCGACTGGGTCAAGATCGACCGTAGCTTCATTTCCGCGCTGGAGTCCGACGCCGGCAGCAGGGAGGTCGTGTCGGCGCTGTTCGGCCTGTGCCAGGCCATGCACCTGCCGGTGGTGGCCGAGGGCGTGGAGACCGAAGGCCAGCGCGAGATCCTGAAGGCGCTGGGCTGCCGCGTCATGCAGGGATTCCTGCTTGGCCGGCCCGCGCCGGCGGCGGAAATCCAGGCTTTGGCCTCGGCGGTGTCATAA
- a CDS encoding EAL domain-containing protein, with translation MSKLRRLLLCSALLAGIVLLGAQALGMLTAHRHLSRQLAQQSESGARTLAWVLGRAPSTPHEREVLADELYSQGLYARIRIADEASGDSVDRGPDATTDASSGAWLERWFSLRAPAVSLPYASPDGAARGTVTVQGDATLANDTLWQGGVRAVGLALSAGLFWALFAISLARRIETSASRDISQRVRALAPGADASPSGSCGLESVDQALVDARRRVDATVEEQNARIESLQSEIHRDAVTWLPNRKYFMDRFRAALSDRTAEAGGHLLMFRQRDLAQINRHLSRAFTDQWLRSSADRLRRLVDAQGGSQALLARIGGSDFALLMPRSSAPQAGVLAERVRRELRSLRVPMGKHGWCRWALAMAEFAPGDGMSDTLARLDHALMCSESADDDQVAPASQAADSTRIGEYSWHDALTTALEQHKFALAVQALQDVSGGLLHHEASLTLHDASGADPVPASIFMPPAVRLGLSAECDIQALRLGLDWLYAQHGALAAPVALGSLSQPGFLARLEKMLGDRPALTRRLIIEVDAAGLLEQNTEMRELCRLATQAGARVGLTRLSQQFGALEHLHEFPFSYLKLGGGFVAGLLHSPGSQHLAATVAAAAQTLGMAVYAEDVPDTATQSILEKIGIHALRGAGVNFARPHDLAPDHQWVPS, from the coding sequence ATGTCGAAACTACGCCGGTTACTCCTGTGTTCCGCCCTGCTCGCAGGCATCGTCCTGCTCGGCGCCCAGGCGCTGGGCATGCTGACAGCCCATCGCCACCTGAGCCGGCAACTGGCGCAGCAAAGCGAAAGCGGCGCGCGCACGCTTGCCTGGGTCCTGGGCCGCGCGCCCTCCACTCCTCACGAGCGTGAGGTTCTGGCTGACGAACTGTACAGCCAGGGGCTGTACGCACGTATCAGGATTGCCGACGAGGCATCCGGCGACAGCGTGGATCGCGGCCCGGACGCCACCACGGACGCCAGCTCAGGCGCCTGGCTCGAACGCTGGTTCTCCCTGCGCGCGCCGGCGGTCTCGCTCCCCTATGCCAGCCCCGACGGCGCCGCGCGCGGCACGGTCACCGTCCAGGGCGACGCCACGCTGGCGAACGATACGCTTTGGCAGGGCGGCGTCCGCGCCGTGGGACTGGCGCTGAGCGCCGGCCTGTTCTGGGCGCTGTTCGCCATCAGCCTGGCGCGCCGCATCGAAACCAGCGCGTCGCGCGACATCAGCCAGCGCGTGCGCGCCCTGGCGCCGGGCGCCGATGCCTCGCCATCCGGCTCCTGTGGCCTGGAAAGCGTCGACCAGGCCCTGGTCGACGCCCGCCGCCGGGTCGACGCCACGGTCGAGGAGCAGAACGCGCGGATCGAGTCGCTGCAAAGCGAGATCCACCGCGACGCCGTCACCTGGCTGCCGAACCGCAAGTATTTCATGGACCGTTTCCGCGCGGCGCTGAGCGACCGGACCGCCGAGGCGGGCGGCCACCTGCTCATGTTCCGCCAGCGCGACCTGGCGCAGATCAACCGCCACCTGTCGCGTGCGTTCACCGACCAGTGGCTGCGCTCTTCCGCCGACCGCCTGCGCAGGTTGGTCGACGCGCAAGGCGGCTCCCAGGCGCTGCTGGCCCGGATCGGCGGCTCCGATTTCGCCCTGTTGATGCCGCGCAGCAGCGCACCGCAAGCCGGCGTGCTGGCCGAGCGCGTGCGCCGCGAGCTGCGCTCGCTACGCGTGCCGATGGGCAAGCACGGCTGGTGCCGCTGGGCGCTGGCCATGGCTGAATTCGCGCCCGGCGACGGCATGAGCGACACGCTGGCCCGGCTGGACCATGCGCTGATGTGCTCCGAAAGCGCCGACGATGACCAGGTCGCGCCCGCCAGCCAGGCCGCCGACAGCACCCGCATCGGCGAATACAGCTGGCACGACGCGCTGACCACCGCGCTGGAACAGCACAAGTTCGCGCTGGCGGTGCAGGCCCTGCAGGACGTCTCGGGCGGGCTGCTGCATCACGAGGCCAGCCTGACGCTGCATGACGCGTCGGGCGCCGACCCCGTGCCAGCCTCCATTTTCATGCCGCCGGCGGTGCGGCTCGGCCTGTCGGCCGAATGCGATATCCAGGCGCTGCGGCTGGGACTGGACTGGCTGTACGCGCAACATGGGGCGCTCGCGGCGCCCGTGGCGCTGGGCTCGCTGTCTCAACCCGGGTTCCTGGCCCGGCTGGAAAAGATGCTCGGCGACCGGCCCGCCCTCACCCGGCGGCTGATCATCGAAGTGGATGCCGCCGGCCTGCTCGAACAGAACACCGAGATGCGCGAGCTGTGCCGTCTGGCCACGCAAGCCGGCGCGCGCGTAGGACTGACCCGCCTGTCACAGCAATTCGGCGCCCTGGAGCACTTGCACGAATTCCCGTTTTCCTACCTGAAGCTTGGCGGCGGGTTCGTCGCCGGGCTGCTGCACAGCCCCGGCAGCCAGCATCTGGCCGCCACGGTCGCGGCGGCGGCTCAAACGCTGGGCATGGCCGTATACGCCGAGGACGTGCCGGACACAGCCACGCAATCCATTCTGGAGAAAATCGGCATCCACGCCCTGCGCGGCGCTGGCGTAAACTTCGCCCGCCCGCATGATCTTGCTCCCGACCACCAATGGGTTCCTAGTTGA